GCCAAAAAGTCGACCGCGGTAAAGAAGAGAAGTACTGCGAAGGCTCGTTCCGCAGCTAAGAAGCGGACTACGACTAAGGCGCGTCCTGCAGCCAGGAAGAAGTCCACGACGAAGGCGCGTCCGGCAGCGAAGAAGAAGACGACTGCGAAGGCTCGTCCAGCGGCGAAGAAGAAGCCGACTGCGAAGGCTCGTCCGGCAGCGAAGAAGAAGCCGACTACGAAGGCTCGTCCGGCAGCGAAGAAGAAGACTGCGAAGGCTCGTCCGGCAGCGAAGAAGAAGACGACTGCGAAAGTGCGCCCTGTGGCGAAGAAGACGAAGACGACAAAGACGGTCGCAACGAAGCCCAAGATGACGAAGGCGGCCGCGAAGAAAGAGGCCGCGAAGAAGGCGGCTGAAGCACGACGAATCAGCATGAGAGGCAAGGCGCCCCTCAAGTCCATGAGGACAGCGAGACCTACCATGAAGAAGAACACACGCGCAAAGAGGCCGGCTGCCAAGAAAGTGACAGTCCAACAGCCGTTAAAGGCACGCAAGTCGCCCTTCTCAGCCAAAGAGCTGAGTCACTTCCGTGATCTTATCGTCGAGAGACGTCACTCAGCGATGGAGGACATCGACAGCCTGCGTCGCGGTCTTGCGGATTCTCGGGAGCAGGCGGAGAACGACACCGCCTACAGTTTCCACATGGCTGATGCCGGGACCGACGCCATGGAGCGCGAAAAGCTGTACCTCATGGTGGCTCGGCAGCAGAAGTACGTCGGATATCTCGACCGGGCGCTCGAACGAATCGAGAACAAGACCTATGGAGTCTGCAAAGTGACAGGGCAGCCTATCTCGAAGGAGAGATTAGAGGCCGTACCGCATACCGAGATTTCCATCGAGGCGAAACGGCAGCAGAAACGATAGGTCGACGACGCTCATGCCGTTAGTCATCACCCCTCAAATGACCGGAGTCATTCGGACACAGTTACAGCCGGCATGAGAATACTGTGGCTATCAGGACTGGTAGTCCTGCTCGATCAAGCCGCAAAGATAGCGGTGCTCCAGACCATGTATCGGTCGCAGACGATTCATATCATCGGCGACTGGCTGAATCTGACGTATACCGAAAATCCCGGGATGGCGTTCGGCATCACATTCGGTCCTCCGGCGCTCATCACCTACTTTTCCATCGTCGCCACATTCGTGATCCTGATTTACCTGTTCAGGATCCGACGAGGCTATGCACCGTACCGATTCAGTCTAGCGCTCGTATTGGGTGGGGCGTTCGGCAACATCATCGATCGTGTATTCTACGGGCAGCTGTTTTACGGCGAACCGTTCTTTCAGGGGCGCGTGGTCGACTTCATTCATATCAACGTTTGGCGCGGCTACGTCCCTGAGTCCATACCTCTGCTGGGTGGGAAGTACTTCGCACTGTTCCCAATCTGGAATGTCGCGGATATGTCCATCGTCGTTGGGGTTGTGGGAATTCTTCTGTTCCAGAAAGCGTTTCATAACAGAATGAGGCCTGACGACGGGGCGTCGCTCGAAGGGTCAATCGGAATGTCGGAGGCGGCACCGGCAGTCCCGAAACCCGTTCCTGACCACGTTCCTTCTCCGGCGTTCGAACCGGCACCTCAGCAGTCGGCGCTGCCCGATCAAGACGGGCTGCAGGATCCGCGACCACCTGGCGACCGTGAGACGTAGTCCTGCGTCTCAGATTGTCACTTTCAAGCGTCCACGTTGATGTCGTCCTACCAGAGTCGAATCCGGAACTTCTGCATTATTGCTCATATCGATCACGGTAAGAGCACACTTGCAGATCGCCTGCTTGAGGCGACCGGAACACTGTCGTCCCGTGAGCTGCACGAGCAGGTCCTTGACAGCATGGACCTCGAACGAGAGCGCGGTATTACGATTAAGAGCCATGCGATTCGGATGGGCTACCGGGCCGCTGATGGCGCTGATTACACGCTCAATCTGATTGATACACCGGGTCATGTCGACTTTACATATGAGGTATCGCGCGCTCTCACCGCTTGCGAAGGAGCAATACTCGTAGTTGATGCGGCACAGGGTATCGAAGCACAAACGATTTCCAATCTCTCGCTGGCGATGGAGAACGATCTGGAGATCATCGTCGTCCTGAACAAGGTCGATCTTCCCAGCGCACACCCCGATATTGTCGCGCAATCTATCGAGAATCTGATCGGTGATCGTGCCGAAGACATACTGCACATCAGCGCAAAAACCGGACAGGGCGTTGACGCGCTGCTGGAGCAGATAGTCGCTCGCATTCCGGCGCCCCGCGGTAATCCTGAGGGTCCACTCAAGGCCCTGATCTTCGACTCAGTGTTTAACTCCTATCGAGGCGCCATTGCGTACGCACGGGTGTTTGACGGGACCCTCAACAAAGGGGATCATATGCTCTTTCTGTCAAACAAGAAGGAGTATGACGCGGAGGAAATCGGTGTTCTTCGACTGGGAATGGAACCCGTAGACGTACTGCGCGCCGGTGACGTGGGCTACATCGTCGGTTCCGTCAAGGATGTTCGGGATACACGCGTCGGCGATACGATCACACTCGCCAAGAATCCCGCCGTGGATGCCATATCCGGATTCAGGGAAGTAAAGCCCATGGTCTTCAGCGGTGTGTTTCCGACGAACTCCGACGAATTCGAAGACCTGCGAAGCTCGCTCGACAAGTTACGGCTGAACGATGCGTCACTCACGTATGAACCCGAAACATCCGTGGCACTTGGTTTCGGGTTTCGTGTCGGCTTTCTCGGACTGCTTCACATGGAGATTGTGCAGGAACGACTCGACCGCGAATTCAACCTCGACATCATCACGACGGTACCGAACGTAAGGTATGAGGTGCAATCCGGGGACAAAGTTATCTCGGTGCACAACCCAAGCAACATGCCGGACGCAGGCGACGTCGACCAGATCAGCGAGCCCTACGTTAAAGCAGAAATCATCACGCCCACCGAGTACATCGGCGGGCTGATGAAACTGTGCCAGGATCGTCGTGGCATCTACACGAATACAACGTACCTGGATGTTGAGCGAGTGAACCTCGAGTACGAATTACCTCTCTCTGAAATCGTGTTTGACTTTTACGACAAGCTCAAGTCGACGAGCCGGGGATATGCCTCTCTTGACTACGAGGTCGTGGAGTTCCGACCGAGCAATCTGGTCAAACTGGACGTGATGATAAATGGTGATCCTGTCGATGCCCTGTCGATCATTGTTCACCGGGACAAGGCCTACGACCAGGGCCGAAAGCTGGTGAAGAAGTTGAGGGAGCTGATTCCGCGGCAGATGTTCGAGGTCGCGATTCAGGCGGCCGTCGGAAGCCGTGTCATCGCACGGGAGACGGTCAAGGCCATGCGAAAAGATGTTACCGCGAAGTGCTACGGTGGCGACATCTCTCGAAAGCGGAAGCTTCTTGAGAAACAGAAGGAAGGCAAGAAGAGAATGAAGCAGGTCGGAAGTATCGAAGTGCCCCAGGAGGCGTTCCTTGCCGTCCTGTCCGTAAACGACTAACGGTGCGCGATGAAGCTTCGTCCATGGCGTGGACTGATCTGGGCTCTAGTGGTGGCGGCAGCCCTTGGTGACACGGCGCCGGCGCGCGCGCAGACCGTCGTCGAGATCTATCAGAAACAACGATTTCGGAAGCTGGCGCTTGAACTCATAGACACGACAGGCGGGCGGGCCACACCCTCTCCGCCCATGTCTGTGCCGACCTCGGCCGACAGCCTCCTGAACCTGGCACAATCGTCTCGGGTGGTCCAGCCCGAGCGGGTCGATCGGCCGGCCACCACTATCCGCTTCTGGCAACGTATTCCAAAGCTCGCCCGGGGTCACTTCGAACGCCGCTTCAGAGGGGAGGACTGGGTGTTTCTGGGGACGGACAGTCTTTCTCCGCTTGACACCATGATGACGCGAGAGATTCGCGGTCGCCTCGAGTCGCATTTTGGCAAACCTACCAGGACCCTCGCAGACGAAGATGCTGTCGCCAGTGCCGCCACCGGAGAAATATTTCAGTTTGAATACTGGTTCATTCTCGAGAATGAAATCCCATTGATCGTTACAGACGTAAACGGGCCCTTCGAGAGGGGAGTGGCCACCTCCACGTTGGAACGATTTGGTGACAGGCTAAAGGAATTGCGGGATGTTTTCATGAGCCCGGTAATTGAGTCCGACCGCAAGGCGCCGTTCGTGGATTACTATTACGATGATGAGGCGCTCCAATGGTATCGTACCGGATACGACAATCGTGGGTTCTTCCTCGAGCAAATTCAAAGACCAGGTCGCAATCGCCCGGTGCTACGGCGAGATCCCGAATAGAACGCAATGCGGGCGAAACGCCGAAACGTTCCTTAGCGTCTGCCGTAGAACGAGCCGCTTTCAGGATACTAAGCCTCCACTCTTTTGGCCTCCGATATACTCAAGTCTGAACGGAAAAGACGGTCAGGCAAGAAGTCCCGTGCGGGCAAGAGCGATTCCGGCTCGTCCGCGGGCAAGGGTCGCGCGCCGCACCACAAGTCCAAGCTGCGCGAGTGGTTTGACGCCCTGGTCTTTGCAGTCGTCGTGATGCTCATAGTCAGGACGTTGATTTTCGACCTGTTTCGAATTCCTACGCCGTCGATGGAGAAGAACTTGATGGTCGGCGACTATCTGTTCGTCTCCAAGCTGCATTACGGCACACGAACGCCGATGACACTCGGGATACCATTTACGCAGGTGTATCTGCCGGGCCTTCGATTGCCGAACATGCGTTTTCCAGGCTTCTCCGAAGTCAAGCGGGGCGACGCCATCGTTTTCAATTGGCCCGATGATCGGGAAAACCCGATCGACCGGAAGACCCACTACATCAAGAGAGTGATAGGCCTGCCGGGAGAAACGGTCCAGCTGATCGACAAGACGGTCAACATCGACGAAAATCCGATCGAGCTGGCGACCGGCATGCAGCAGTGGTGGAACGTTTACAAGACAGATCCGCGGGTTCGGCTTTCGCAGTCTGCGCTGATCGAGCTCGGCATTGATCCAGCTTTCCAGGTTCGCTACTCGCAGAATGCTTTGCTCGTTCAGGTGGTCGCGACACCGGAGTCCGTGGAGGAGATCCGACGCTGGCCATGGGTTGAGCGGGTCGAGCCCTTTGTGACGGGTAGTAATGCCGAGTTTCGCGAACGTCTGTATCCGCCCGGAAGTGACTACACGACAGACAACTATGGACCTGTCGTCATTCCCGGCGAGAATCTGACGTTCGATTTGACCGAGGACAACTGGCCGTATCTCGAGCCGGTGATCCGCCGCTACGAAGGTCGGTCAACCGGACGAGGCAGCAGTTCAGAATTCCTGGTCGATGGCGCGGCAGCGACAACTTTCACGTTCTCCCAGGACTACTACTTCGTAATGGGCGACTACCGTGACAATTCGGAAGACAGCCGGTTCTGGGGCGTCGTGCCAATGAACCACATCGTAGGGAAGGCTGTTCTCATCTACTTCTCCTGGGATGCGGACGCCAATTTGCCCCGGTTTACGAGGCTGTTCAAGTCGATCGACGAGAAGTACTATTAGTCGTTCGGCGTCCGGACTCCGACGCTCAGTCCCGCGTCACCGTCACCACCACGGCTCTTCAAGGCGCATCAAGGAGAAGGTGCCGGTTGTTTGACGGGTGGTGCCGGCCGGCCATCTGCCAGAATTCGCCGGGCTGTTAAAAGCGATCGATGAGATGTGCTGCAAGTCGGTCGACGTGCGGACTGCCACGCCTATCCTTCCCGGGCCACCAGGACTCTTTGATGGGTTTCTAGCGAAACGTCCCGGTTGTCTGGCGTGCCATCTGCTGCCACTCACCGGCCGCGTCGAAGCGATCGGCGAGATGTACGGCCAGCTGTCAGCGGGTGGACTCCGACGCTTGAGCCAGTCGTGCGCGATCGAACATTTCCTGCTGTGGCGTTCCAGGTGGAACATCATACGGATGTTCGGGGAACTCGATCATCTTCAAGACCGGGATACGTTTCTTCCGGATAAACGGCTCAGGTTTCATTCCCGGATCTTCGCCAATAACGAGAACGGTGGTGCCGGGCGAGATTAGTCGAGCCGTTTCGGAGCCGAATCCGTCACCTGCTGTTGTCTTCCAGGCATCGGCCCAACCGTATACCCACATCGCGTCATCGTCGATCAGGCGTACGCAGCCGTGACTCGTTGGTCCACCCGTGGGCATTGCGAACTGATGTATGTGAATGCCGCGACTCTGGTGAAAATTGAACACCCACCACATTTCCCAGGGCTCGTCCCTCGGACTCAGTGAGGAAATGCGGTACTCCGTTCTCCAGTTGAAGTTATAACGTCCGTTGGGAGTGGGAGACTCTTTCGCGCCCGTGTTGACGATTCCCCACCGCGTGAGTCGACCCTTCTCGTAGGCGGCGAACGCCTGGATGGATTTGTCAATGATGAACAACTTATCGAATTCCCGACCGCCCGCATAGAAGCGGGGGAAAGGTGAATACGCCCGGAAGTCGAGATCATACTGGTTGGGTACGACAACGGTGTCACCCACACTTAGGGACCCGATCAGCGTTCGGTTCAGAAGACCCACCAGCACAGATCTCTTTTTGCCCAGACTGACATCGCCGTTACCCAGAACTTTGTACATCGTATTGCGAGCCAGATTCGTATTGCCGCGGCGGTCGCTCAATACGTAGTACTGGTAATAAACATCCGGGATGTCCTCTACGGGTCCAGACTGGTTGCTTACAATCTGGGTCGCTTCGGTCTGATTAATAAACTCCTGACCCAGGGCGGAAGAGCCGACCAGAAAGCTGGACGCGACGACGATCAGAGCAAGGCTTACAGTTTCAATGCGAGCAGTCATAGTAACACTTGAGACACGAAAAGACGGTTTCTCCAACGACGGACCCGGCACACCGGGTTCCATGTTGTCACGAGCAACCTTCGTTCCGAAGCCGGTCGATCATATCCTGACTGCCCAGGACGATGAGGATATCGCCCGGACTGATAACAGACGTCGCGCTCGGATTGAAGAGCATTTCATCCGTCTGAGACGTGAGAATGGCGACGACGATCGTGTTGAACTTCTGTCGGAAGTTTGATTCCGCCAGCGAATGCCCCGCCATCAGAGAGCCTTCCTGGACTTGCACTTCCTCCATAATCAAGTCCAGGCCATCCGACTGAAGGACGTCCTCGACGAAGCGGTCGACGTTGGGCCGCAGGATGACCTGTGCCATCCTGTCGGCTCCAATCTCATACGCCGCGACGACCTTGTCCGCACCTGCACGTCTCAGCTTTCGTTCATTCTGATGCGTGTCAGTCCGTGCCAGGATGAACAAACCTGGATTCATTTCACGTGCCGTAAGCGTGACGAACACGTTGGCTGAATCTTCCGGCAACGTCAGGATCAGGCCACGGGATCTCGAGATACCGGCATCCTCGAGGGCCTCCTCGTTTTCTGCGTTCCCGAGGATGTATAGAAAATCGTCCTCGATGAGTCCTTCTATCTTGGCTGGACTGATCTCCACGACCACGAAGGGCTTGTTCGCTTTCCGCAGATCTTGAGCGACGCGTTTCCCGATACGACCATAGCCGCAGATGATGTAATGATCTTCCAGCTGACTTATCCGCTTGTTCATGTGTCGCTTGCTGATTACTTCGCTAGTAAGGAGCAGCTGTGCTGCTCGCGTCGCGATAAAGGCTACGGCTCCAATGCCGACAATCCCGATACCAATGGTAAAGATTCGTCCGAGATCGGAGAGCGTATTGACCTCCGCGAAACCGATGGTCGTCAACGTGATGAAGGTCATATACAGGCCGTCCAACCAGTACCAGCCCTCGATCAACGAATACCCGAGCGTACCGGTGCCTAGAAGGGCGGCAAGAAAGAACGTGGCCAGTATGATCTCGCGCTTGGTTGGCTCGGCGCGTGTCAGCCAGCTGACCAGTGGACGAGTGAATGAAAGAAGCATCGCCATCATGCGTGCTCAACTGGCGGGAGTCGCATGGGACCGAAAGTATCGCGCCGCCCAGGAATCCTGCGCAGGACGCTTGAGTCCATGGTTCCGCAGATCGCCGAGGGTCGTCAGCGTGCGATCAATAATCAACGTGCCGTTCGACACTTCACCATTGCCAATCCTGCGCTTCAGTTCCGTGCGATCAAGCATGACCACATGTCCGCGGGCGTCATCGACAATCGGCACGTCAAGAGCGGAGGACCACGCAAAGCCCTGGCGGGACGCTACCTCTTCCAAAAGGTGAGCGGATTTGTCAATTCCGCAGCCGGAGATCTCACCCTCATCGATTTCTCCGGCCAGAATCAGAACCTGGTCAAGGAGAATAGCGGAGGCACCCCGGATCTTTCTGCTGTGCGACGTCCAATCACCCAGAAACTGGTCGACGGCATCAGTAACGGCGACTTGCTCGGACTCGCACAAAGGACGCTGTGCCACCCAGATCCAGAGCCTGGCGCTGTCGTCGATGGTAGGGAAGTACGTGTTCATAATGCGGGTCGATTTCGGAATGACTAGTCCGATGAATCCGTGTCTTCCAGACGGAGTTCCGCGATCCGCAATTCCGCATCACGGAGGCGCTGCATGCATGAACGTGCGATTGAGACCCCCTCCTCGTAGAGCTTGAGTGCATCCTCAAGCTTCGTATCGTGGTCCTCTAGCAGGGCAGCGATCTCCTCAATCCGGTGGATTGACCCCTCGTAGTCAAACGATTCGGCCAATGGGTCTGTCTGATGCGTATCGGTCATCGGGGGTTGGTCTGGTTCAGCGATCAATATACTCCGCACAACCCGTTCCGGGG
This DNA window, taken from Rhodothermales bacterium, encodes the following:
- the lepA gene encoding elongation factor 4, translating into MSSYQSRIRNFCIIAHIDHGKSTLADRLLEATGTLSSRELHEQVLDSMDLERERGITIKSHAIRMGYRAADGADYTLNLIDTPGHVDFTYEVSRALTACEGAILVVDAAQGIEAQTISNLSLAMENDLEIIVVLNKVDLPSAHPDIVAQSIENLIGDRAEDILHISAKTGQGVDALLEQIVARIPAPRGNPEGPLKALIFDSVFNSYRGAIAYARVFDGTLNKGDHMLFLSNKKEYDAEEIGVLRLGMEPVDVLRAGDVGYIVGSVKDVRDTRVGDTITLAKNPAVDAISGFREVKPMVFSGVFPTNSDEFEDLRSSLDKLRLNDASLTYEPETSVALGFGFRVGFLGLLHMEIVQERLDREFNLDIITTVPNVRYEVQSGDKVISVHNPSNMPDAGDVDQISEPYVKAEIITPTEYIGGLMKLCQDRRGIYTNTTYLDVERVNLEYELPLSEIVFDFYDKLKSTSRGYASLDYEVVEFRPSNLVKLDVMINGDPVDALSIIVHRDKAYDQGRKLVKKLRELIPRQMFEVAIQAAVGSRVIARETVKAMRKDVTAKCYGGDISRKRKLLEKQKEGKKRMKQVGSIEVPQEAFLAVLSVND
- the lepB gene encoding signal peptidase I, yielding MASDILKSERKRRSGKKSRAGKSDSGSSAGKGRAPHHKSKLREWFDALVFAVVVMLIVRTLIFDLFRIPTPSMEKNLMVGDYLFVSKLHYGTRTPMTLGIPFTQVYLPGLRLPNMRFPGFSEVKRGDAIVFNWPDDRENPIDRKTHYIKRVIGLPGETVQLIDKTVNIDENPIELATGMQQWWNVYKTDPRVRLSQSALIELGIDPAFQVRYSQNALLVQVVATPESVEEIRRWPWVERVEPFVTGSNAEFRERLYPPGSDYTTDNYGPVVIPGENLTFDLTEDNWPYLEPVIRRYEGRSTGRGSSSEFLVDGAAATTFTFSQDYYFVMGDYRDNSEDSRFWGVVPMNHIVGKAVLIYFSWDADANLPRFTRLFKSIDEKYY
- a CDS encoding molecular chaperone DnaK — protein: MTVQQPLKARKSPFSAKELSHFRDLIVERRHSAMEDIDSLRRGLADSREQAENDTAYSFHMADAGTDAMEREKLYLMVARQQKYVGYLDRALERIENKTYGVCKVTGQPISKERLEAVPHTEISIEAKRQQKR
- the xseB gene encoding exodeoxyribonuclease VII small subunit yields the protein MTDTHQTDPLAESFDYEGSIHRIEEIAALLEDHDTKLEDALKLYEEGVSIARSCMQRLRDAELRIAELRLEDTDSSD
- a CDS encoding L,D-transpeptidase, with amino-acid sequence MTARIETVSLALIVVASSFLVGSSALGQEFINQTEATQIVSNQSGPVEDIPDVYYQYYVLSDRRGNTNLARNTMYKVLGNGDVSLGKKRSVLVGLLNRTLIGSLSVGDTVVVPNQYDLDFRAYSPFPRFYAGGREFDKLFIIDKSIQAFAAYEKGRLTRWGIVNTGAKESPTPNGRYNFNWRTEYRISSLSPRDEPWEMWWVFNFHQSRGIHIHQFAMPTGGPTSHGCVRLIDDDAMWVYGWADAWKTTAGDGFGSETARLISPGTTVLVIGEDPGMKPEPFIRKKRIPVLKMIEFPEHPYDVPPGTPQQEMFDRARLAQASESTR
- a CDS encoding potassium channel protein → MAMLLSFTRPLVSWLTRAEPTKREIILATFFLAALLGTGTLGYSLIEGWYWLDGLYMTFITLTTIGFAEVNTLSDLGRIFTIGIGIVGIGAVAFIATRAAQLLLTSEVISKRHMNKRISQLEDHYIICGYGRIGKRVAQDLRKANKPFVVVEISPAKIEGLIEDDFLYILGNAENEEALEDAGISRSRGLILTLPEDSANVFVTLTAREMNPGLFILARTDTHQNERKLRRAGADKVVAAYEIGADRMAQVILRPNVDRFVEDVLQSDGLDLIMEEVQVQEGSLMAGHSLAESNFRQKFNTIVVAILTSQTDEMLFNPSATSVISPGDILIVLGSQDMIDRLRNEGCS
- a CDS encoding peptidase A8; translation: MRILWLSGLVVLLDQAAKIAVLQTMYRSQTIHIIGDWLNLTYTENPGMAFGITFGPPALITYFSIVATFVILIYLFRIRRGYAPYRFSLALVLGGAFGNIIDRVFYGQLFYGEPFFQGRVVDFIHINVWRGYVPESIPLLGGKYFALFPIWNVADMSIVVGVVGILLFQKAFHNRMRPDDGASLEGSIGMSEAAPAVPKPVPDHVPSPAFEPAPQQSALPDQDGLQDPRPPGDRET